The following are encoded together in the Deinococcus soli (ex Cha et al. 2016) genome:
- a CDS encoding aspartate kinase — protein sequence MSYDLLVMKFGGTNMQDSRAIRHSASLAARSVRVGVKVVVVVSAMAGVTNQLLKLADAAQSGDIAAANDEIALMRTRHFTAAQELGAAPDSITVREIREMHETLRQAVYGVYLLRELTPRSRDLIVAFGERLSAPLMSLALEQDGLRAHHLSGGEAGILTDSHFGNAKPMPNTYERVKDRLSGLLSAGVTPVVAGFMGETEKGAITTLGRGGTDFSATIVGKALGADEVWAWKDVDGVMSADPRVVKDAQNIEVLSYGEVMELAYFGAKVLHPLAVTPLQESGIPLRVKSAADPDFPGTLVQAQPRDEDGHPVKAVTAIRNVSIINVSGAGVLGIPEVIASVFDAIARENVTLLMVSQSSSMSNVSLAVQTVDAERTLAALRAGVSLELKVEEQPGVAVLAIVGSGMRGQKGVSARMFTALADQDVNVLMISQGSSELNVSVAVEAAHVDAATLAVHRAFGLGAATA from the coding sequence ATGAGTTACGACCTCCTCGTCATGAAGTTCGGCGGCACCAATATGCAGGACTCGCGCGCCATCCGCCACAGCGCCTCCCTGGCCGCCCGCTCCGTCCGCGTGGGCGTGAAGGTCGTCGTGGTCGTCTCGGCCATGGCGGGCGTCACGAACCAGCTACTGAAACTTGCGGACGCCGCGCAGTCCGGCGACATCGCCGCCGCCAACGACGAGATCGCCCTGATGCGCACCCGTCACTTCACGGCCGCGCAGGAACTCGGCGCGGCGCCTGACAGCATCACCGTCCGCGAGATCCGCGAGATGCACGAGACCCTGCGGCAGGCCGTGTACGGCGTGTACCTGCTGCGCGAACTCACGCCCCGCAGCCGCGACCTGATCGTCGCGTTCGGCGAGCGTCTCTCCGCGCCCCTGATGAGCCTCGCGCTCGAACAGGACGGCCTGCGCGCGCACCACCTCTCCGGCGGCGAGGCGGGCATCCTGACCGACAGCCACTTCGGGAACGCCAAGCCCATGCCGAACACCTATGAACGTGTCAAGGACCGCCTCAGCGGCCTGCTGTCCGCCGGGGTCACGCCGGTCGTGGCAGGCTTCATGGGCGAGACCGAGAAGGGCGCGATTACCACCCTGGGGCGCGGCGGCACCGATTTCAGTGCCACCATCGTCGGCAAGGCGCTCGGCGCGGATGAGGTCTGGGCCTGGAAAGACGTGGACGGCGTCATGAGCGCCGACCCCCGCGTGGTCAAGGACGCGCAGAACATCGAGGTCCTGTCGTACGGCGAGGTCATGGAACTCGCCTACTTCGGCGCGAAGGTGCTGCACCCGCTGGCCGTCACGCCCCTCCAGGAGAGCGGGATTCCCCTTCGCGTCAAGAGCGCCGCCGACCCGGACTTCCCCGGCACGCTCGTGCAGGCGCAGCCCCGCGACGAGGACGGTCACCCCGTCAAGGCCGTCACGGCAATCCGCAACGTCAGCATCATCAACGTCAGCGGCGCGGGCGTGCTCGGCATTCCCGAGGTGATCGCCAGCGTGTTCGACGCGATCGCCCGCGAGAACGTCACGCTGCTGATGGTCTCGCAGTCGTCCAGCATGAGCAACGTGTCGCTGGCCGTGCAGACCGTGGACGCCGAACGCACCCTGGCCGCGCTGCGCGCCGGGGTCAGCCTGGAACTGAAGGTCGAGGAGCAGCCCGGCGTGGCGGTCCTGGCCATCGTGGGCAGCGGCATGCGCGGTCAGAAGGGCGTCTCGGCGCGGATGTTCACGGCGCTGGCCGATCAGGACGTGAACGTGTTGATGATCTCCCAGGGCAGCAGCGAACTGAACGTGTCCGTCGCCGTGGAGGCCGCGCACGTGGACGCGGCCACCCTGGCCGTCCACCGCGCCTTCGGCCTGGGCGCCGCGACCGCCTGA
- a CDS encoding molecular chaperone, producing MRRGARALLVLALGALAGAQGFGFTPTVLNLDPTRSLNTQTTMLNTTRVASKFTVSVKAWRVEGGRMVLTDTRDLLVNPAEFILPGGASQVVRVGLRKKPGAAEVAYRLLVQQVPYGTSVPQTTVAADGIDVRLDLPTTFSLPVYVAPPGAAARMSFDAQRQGNDLILRLANAGTRHETFNAFQAARGDTRVDLASLAVLGGASVTLTLPGLGARSGDLTLSFLNADAKPARVTVRVP from the coding sequence GTGAGGCGCGGGGCGCGCGCGCTGCTGGTCCTCGCGCTGGGGGCGCTGGCGGGCGCGCAGGGGTTCGGGTTCACGCCGACCGTGCTGAACCTCGACCCGACGCGGTCGCTGAACACGCAGACGACCATGCTGAACACCACGCGGGTGGCGTCGAAATTCACGGTGAGTGTGAAAGCCTGGCGGGTCGAGGGCGGACGCATGGTCCTGACCGACACCCGGGACCTGCTCGTCAACCCGGCCGAGTTCATCCTGCCGGGCGGCGCGTCGCAGGTCGTGCGGGTGGGGCTGCGCAAGAAGCCCGGCGCGGCCGAGGTCGCGTACCGGCTGCTGGTGCAGCAGGTCCCGTACGGGACGAGCGTGCCGCAGACGACCGTCGCGGCGGACGGGATCGACGTGCGGCTGGACCTGCCGACGACGTTCTCACTGCCGGTGTACGTGGCGCCACCCGGCGCGGCGGCGCGCATGAGTTTCGACGCGCAGCGGCAGGGGAACGACCTGATCCTGCGTCTCGCGAACGCCGGGACGCGGCACGAGACCTTCAATGCGTTCCAGGCAGCGCGCGGGGACACGCGGGTGGACCTGGCGTCGCTGGCGGTGCTGGGGGGCGCGTCGGTGACACTGACCCTGCCCGGGCTGGGCGCGCGGTCCGGGGACCTGACCCTGAGCTTCCTGAACGCAGACGCGAAACCGGCCCGCGTGACCGTCCGGGTGCCCTGA
- a CDS encoding YceI family protein: protein MKGHLMLGLTGAALLASGLAFAAPYAATAGTATFSHTVRFIPVRGSIAGVTASVNLDPANLAATTGSVTVPVVNLKTGIGLRDTHAKGAEALNTAKFPNATFKLEKLTGGKLVEGQTLSTTATGTLTVKGTAKNVSVPVKATLQGGKVNVSTQFKFNPFDFDVRYPGSSDSVTVDVAFVLNAG, encoded by the coding sequence ATGAAAGGACACCTCATGCTGGGACTGACGGGCGCTGCCCTGCTCGCCTCCGGTCTGGCGTTCGCGGCCCCGTACGCCGCGACGGCCGGCACCGCGACCTTCTCGCACACGGTGCGTTTCATTCCGGTGCGCGGCAGCATCGCGGGCGTCACGGCCAGCGTGAACCTGGACCCGGCGAACCTCGCGGCCACGACCGGCAGCGTGACCGTTCCGGTGGTGAATCTGAAGACCGGCATCGGCCTGCGCGATACGCATGCCAAGGGTGCGGAGGCGCTGAATACTGCGAAATTCCCGAATGCGACGTTCAAGCTGGAGAAGCTGACGGGCGGGAAACTGGTCGAGGGCCAGACACTGTCCACCACCGCGACCGGCACGCTGACCGTGAAGGGCACGGCGAAGAACGTCAGCGTGCCCGTCAAGGCCACGTTGCAGGGCGGGAAAGTGAATGTGAGCACGCAGTTCAAGTTCAATCCCTTCGATTTCGACGTGCGTTACCCGGGGAGTAGCGACTCTGTGACGGTGGACGTGGCGTTCGTGCTGAACGCCGGGTAA
- a CDS encoding sugar efflux transporter encodes MTTTAPPAPGSGLGAMLRLPHALPLALSCFLLGFGLSLAIPFTALYAVKKAGLSPLQLGIFLTVNAISAVAVATLLARWSDRLPNRKPIVLATMAAGTAAYALIGVTPHFAGLLVIGAGLLSLGAAAFPQVFSFARASLQDVPADLADRAMTLLRAVFSLSWVVGPGLGAVILGAGNYTAVFLSAGACFALAALPLLRVPGRRPQPTPGITPDLPDTPRPAARRAIALGALAFVLYGMSMQMGMAMFPLFVTETLRGTSGEVGFLVGLCALLEIPVMIALVTWRRLPGVPTLVAAGMALFVAHFALVYVADSLPLLIAAQVIRAVVLAILAGLGMTYFQTLMPGRFSAATTLFANTGSIGGMLSGITSGAVAQTLGYRSVFLVCAALTLLGFLVMIWTHRRRPE; translated from the coding sequence ATGACCACCACCGCCCCCCCCGCGCCCGGCAGCGGCCTGGGCGCCATGCTGCGCCTGCCGCACGCCCTGCCGCTGGCGCTCAGCTGCTTTCTGCTGGGCTTCGGCCTGTCGCTGGCCATCCCGTTCACGGCGCTGTACGCCGTGAAGAAGGCCGGCCTGAGCCCGCTGCAACTGGGCATCTTCCTGACCGTGAACGCCATCAGCGCCGTCGCGGTCGCCACGCTGCTGGCCCGCTGGTCCGACCGGCTGCCCAACCGCAAACCCATCGTCCTGGCCACCATGGCCGCCGGGACCGCCGCGTACGCCCTGATCGGCGTCACCCCTCACTTCGCAGGCCTGCTGGTGATCGGCGCGGGCCTGCTGTCCCTGGGCGCGGCCGCGTTCCCGCAGGTGTTCTCCTTCGCGCGGGCCAGCCTGCAGGATGTCCCCGCCGACCTGGCCGACCGCGCCATGACGCTCCTGCGCGCCGTGTTCAGCCTGTCCTGGGTGGTCGGCCCGGGCCTGGGCGCCGTGATCCTGGGCGCCGGGAACTACACGGCGGTGTTCCTCAGCGCGGGCGCGTGCTTCGCGCTGGCGGCGCTGCCGCTGCTGCGCGTCCCGGGGCGCCGCCCGCAGCCCACGCCGGGCATCACCCCGGACCTGCCCGACACGCCCCGCCCCGCCGCGCGCCGCGCCATCGCGCTGGGCGCCCTGGCATTCGTCCTGTACGGCATGAGCATGCAGATGGGCATGGCGATGTTCCCGCTGTTCGTCACCGAGACGCTGCGCGGCACGAGCGGCGAGGTGGGTTTCCTGGTCGGCCTGTGCGCCCTGCTGGAGATCCCGGTGATGATCGCGCTGGTCACGTGGCGGCGCCTGCCGGGCGTGCCCACGCTGGTCGCGGCGGGCATGGCGCTGTTCGTGGCGCACTTCGCGCTGGTGTACGTCGCGGACAGCCTGCCGCTGCTGATCGCCGCGCAGGTCATCCGCGCGGTGGTCCTGGCGATCCTGGCGGGGCTGGGCATGACCTACTTCCAGACCCTGATGCCGGGCCGCTTCAGTGCGGCCACCACACTGTTCGCGAACACCGGCAGCATCGGCGGGATGCTCAGCGGTATCACCAGCGGCGCCGTCGCGCAGACCCTCGGGTACCGCAGCGTGTTCCTCGTGTGCGCCGCGCTGACCCTGCTGGGCTTCCTGGTGATGATCTGGACGCACCGCCGCAGACCGGAGTGA
- the gap gene encoding type I glyceraldehyde-3-phosphate dehydrogenase, protein MKVGINGFGRIGRLVFRVLEARGVEVVAINDLTDNKTLATLLKYDSTAGKFDGTVEYDDASLTVNGKKIHALAERDPANIKWGEMGVDIVIESTGIFTSRDGAGKHIQGGAKKVIITAPAKGEDISVVLGVNEQDYDPAQHHIISNASCTTNSLGAPMKLIDEAFGIEKAIMTTVHSYTNDQRVLDLPHSDLRRARAAAVNIIPTSTGAAKAVSQVYPALKGKFDGTSLRVPTPTGSISDVVVILKRDVTVEEVNDVFRKAAEGSHKGIIAYTEDPIVLSDIVGDPHSAIIDGGLTMTMGSLVKFFSWYDNEWGYSNRIADLVQLVQQKG, encoded by the coding sequence ATGAAAGTAGGGATTAACGGCTTCGGCCGCATCGGCCGTCTGGTGTTCCGTGTTCTGGAAGCTCGCGGCGTTGAAGTGGTCGCCATCAACGACCTGACCGACAACAAGACACTCGCCACCCTCCTGAAGTACGACAGCACCGCCGGCAAGTTCGACGGTACCGTCGAGTACGACGACGCGTCCCTGACCGTGAACGGCAAGAAGATCCACGCGCTGGCCGAACGCGACCCCGCCAACATCAAGTGGGGCGAGATGGGCGTGGACATCGTCATCGAATCCACCGGCATCTTCACCAGCCGTGACGGCGCGGGCAAGCACATCCAGGGCGGCGCCAAGAAGGTCATCATCACCGCGCCCGCCAAGGGCGAGGATATCAGCGTCGTGCTGGGCGTCAACGAGCAGGACTACGACCCCGCGCAGCACCACATCATCAGCAACGCCAGCTGCACCACCAACAGCCTGGGCGCGCCCATGAAGCTCATCGACGAAGCCTTCGGGATCGAGAAGGCCATCATGACCACCGTCCACAGCTACACGAACGACCAGCGTGTGCTGGACCTGCCGCACAGCGACCTGCGCCGCGCCCGCGCCGCCGCCGTGAACATCATCCCCACCAGCACCGGCGCCGCCAAGGCCGTGTCGCAGGTGTACCCCGCGCTGAAGGGCAAGTTCGACGGCACCAGCCTGCGCGTGCCCACCCCCACGGGCAGCATCAGCGACGTCGTCGTGATCCTCAAGCGTGACGTGACCGTCGAGGAAGTCAACGACGTGTTCCGCAAGGCCGCCGAGGGCAGCCACAAGGGCATCATCGCCTACACCGAAGATCCCATCGTGCTCTCGGACATCGTGGGCGACCCCCACAGCGCCATCATCGACGGCGGCCTGACCATGACGATGGGCAGCCTCGTGAAGTTCTTCAGCTGGTACGACAACGAGTGGGGCTACAGCAACCGCATCGCCGACCTCGTGCAGCTGGTCCAGCAGAAAGGCTGA
- a CDS encoding spore coat protein U domain-containing protein translates to MKRTALLLAALNLGLVHAQQAASVTLHPAVEVSNVCAMGDENINGMNIDGPAGFPAFDYNALDGDGGGVETPVLRIRCTAGTAITLGINASGAGSESLAPQSLSSTVNSTFDGLIYLQGSGSVPLKAMWKVRVNTNPSSSATTPDRYAGWLKMTAPDGQWGVPAGTYTGTLAITVSYN, encoded by the coding sequence ATGAAGAGAACCGCTCTGCTGCTCGCCGCCCTGAATCTCGGTCTGGTCCACGCCCAACAGGCCGCCTCGGTCACCCTCCACCCCGCTGTGGAGGTCTCGAACGTGTGCGCCATGGGCGACGAGAACATCAACGGCATGAACATCGACGGCCCCGCAGGGTTCCCGGCGTTCGACTACAACGCCCTTGACGGGGACGGCGGCGGCGTCGAGACGCCCGTCCTGAGGATCCGCTGCACGGCCGGGACAGCCATTACGCTGGGCATCAACGCGTCTGGGGCGGGCTCCGAAAGCCTCGCCCCGCAGAGCCTGTCCAGCACCGTGAACAGCACCTTCGACGGCCTGATCTACCTGCAGGGCAGCGGCTCGGTGCCGCTGAAGGCCATGTGGAAGGTGCGGGTCAACACCAATCCCTCCAGCAGTGCCACCACGCCCGACCGGTACGCCGGGTGGCTGAAGATGACCGCGCCGGACGGTCAGTGGGGCGTGCCCGCCGGGACCTACACCGGTACGCTGGCGATCACCGTCTCGTACAACTGA